DNA sequence from the Aliidongia dinghuensis genome:
CGTCGCCGCCATGACCGGTGTCCAGGTCGCCATCGTCGTGCCGACGACGCTGCTCTCGCGCCAGCATTTCAAGAACTTCCAAGCGCGCTTCGCGGGGCTGCCGCTCCGGGTCGAGCAGCTGTCACGGCTCGTGCCGGCGAAGCAGGCGGCCGAGGTCAAGAAAGACCTGGCCGAGGGCAAGGTCGACGTGGTGGTGGGCACCCACGCGCTTCTGGCCAAGGGCGTCGAGTTCAAGCACCTGGGCCTGCTCATCGTCGACGAAGAGCAGCATTTCGGCGTGTCGCAGAAGGAGCGCCTGAAGCGCCTGAAGTCCAATGTCCATGTGCTGACGCTGACCGCGACGCCGATCCCGCGCACGCTGCAGATGGCGCTCTCGGGCGTGCGCGAGATGAGCCTGATCTCGACGCCGCCGGTCGACCGGCTGGCAGTGCGCACCTTCGTCATGCCCTACGATCCGGTCGTCGTGCGCGAGGCGATTCTGCGCGAGCGCAACCGTGGCGGCCAATGCTTCTATATCGTGCCGCGCCTGGCCGATCTCGACGGGGTCAAGGAGGCGCTGACCGCGCTCGTGCCCGAGATCAAGGTCGCGATCGCCCATGGCCGCCTCGGCCCGACCGAGCTCGAAGACATCATGACGGCGTTCGACGACGGCAAGTACGACCTGCTGCTCGCGACCAACATCGTCGAATCCGGGCTCGACATCCCGGCCGCCAACACGATGATCCTGCACCGCTCGCACATGTTCGGCCTGTCGCAGCTCTACCAGCTGCGCGGCCGCGTCGGGCGCGGCAAGACGCGCGCTTACTGCTATCTGACCGTGCCACCCGACCGGGCCTTGACCGAGACGGCGATGAAGCGGCTCGAGGTCATGCAGACGCTCGACACGTTGGGCGCGGGCTTCCAGCTGGCCAGCCACGACCTCGACATCCGCGGCGCCGGCAATCTTCTGGGCGACGAGCAGTCGGGCCATATCCGCGAGGTCGGCATCGAGCTCTATCAGCATCTCCTGGAAGAGGCGGTCGCCGAGGCGCGGTCGCGTGCCGAGGGCGAGGCGCTCGCCGCCGAGGACTGGACGCCGACCATCACGCTCGGCACCTCGGTGCTGATCCCGGAGAATTACGTCGCCGACCTGTCGGTCCGGCTGGGGCTCTATCGCCGGCTTTCGAGCCTGGTCGACCGGCGCGAGATCGACGGGTTCGCGGCCGAGCTCATCGATCGCTTCGGCCCGCTGCCGGCCGAGGTCGAGAACCTGCTCGAGATCGTCGCGATCAAGCGGCTCTGCAAGCAGGCGGGCGTCGAGAAGGTCGACGCCGGCCCGAAGGGCGCCACCATCGCCTTCCGCAACAACAGCTTCGCCAACCCGACGAAGCTGATCGAGCTCATCCAGAAAGAGGCCGGCACCATGAAGGTGCGGCCGGACCAGAAGCTCGTCTGGATGCGCAACATGGAAGAGGCGCCGGTCCGCGTCACGGCAGTGAAGAAGCTCTTGGCCAGGCTCGCCGAATTCGTGACCGCGGCGAAGCCCGGCGCGCCGGACAAGCTGCCACCGCCGACGCCGGTTCTGGTCAAGAAGCCGGCGCAGGCACGGCGCTGACGGCACGGGGGCGGCCGTGCTGCGCCGGACCGTCCGCCTGCTCCTGTCGGTGCTCGCGCTGCCGGCGCTGTTGCAGCCGGTCGGCGGAACGGCGGCGGGACCGACCGGCCTTGAGGGCGATGCCACTTTCGGCGACTACGACACCCTCTCGGCGGGGCCGGAGCTGGCGCGGCGCTCGCTCAGCCCGCTGAATGCGCTTCGGTTGCGCGCACAGATCCCGACCGGGCGAATGATCGATCTCACCCGGGAGCATTTCACGCTCTACGTACCGGCCGAGGCGCCGCCCGGGGGCTATGGCCTGCTCGTGTTCGTGTCGCCGTGGCCGAGCGCACCCCTGCCGGCGCACTGGGCACCAATACTGGACCGCCACGGCATGATCTTCGTCAGCGCGGCCAATGCCGGGAACGATGCGCATACGTTCGAGCGGCGCGAGCCGCTGGCCCTGCTGGCCGCGCACAATGTCATGATGCGCTACCCGGTCGATCCTGGGCGGGTCTCTGTCGGGGGCTTTTCCGGCGGTGCGCGCGTCGCGGGGCGGTTGGCGCTGGCCTATCCGGACCTGTTCCGCGGCGCGCTCCTGGCGGCGGGCAGCGATCCGATCGGCGAGGCGCTGCCGCTGCCGCCGGCCGATCTCCTCAGGCGATTCCAGGAATCGTCCCGGCTCGTCTATCTGACCGGTGCGCGCGACGAATTCCATGCGGCCGAAGACCGGCGGAGCCAGCAGTCCATGCGCGACTGGTGCGTCTTCGGGCTGTCGTCCGAGACCATGCCGTGGAGCGGACACGACGAGGCCGATCCGGCGGCACTCGATCGGGCGTTCGACGATCTGGCCAAGCCCGCGCCGGGCCGCGACCCGGCCGCGCTCGAGGACTGCCGAGCGCGCGTCGAACGGGATCTGGCAACACAGGTGCGGCAGGTCGAGGTGTCGCTGGCTGACGGTAAGCGCGACGCGGCCTGGGCGCTGCTTGTCAAGCTTGATGCCCGGTTTGGCGGCCTCGCCGCCGCGCGCACGCTCGACTTGGCCGCGAAGCTCGCCGCATCGCAGTGATTTGGTCTGCTGCGACACTCGGCAGCACGATTGCATAAAAAAATAGCACAAGTGTGCTACTATAATATGGCTGGAAAGTTGGGGCGGCTGCGCTACAACTTTGCATTATGACTTACGATGGTAATTCTGCAGCCGGCTTGTCGCTTGAAAATACAGCGACCAAGTCTCAATTTGCTGCAGTATTTTTAAAGATATTGCTATGCGCGGCTGGCTTCGGGCTCCTGGCGAAGGTCAGTGGTGTCGCCAATGCGCCGATAACACTTGGATTTTCTGCAACTTTTGGTTACGGAGCGGCGTTTGGCGCGTCACGGCTTGGGCCGGGACCCGCGCGCCGTCTGATCGGCCGGGCCGTGGTGCCGCTCGGGTTCGTTACCGTCGTCGGGCTGAACGTGTTCGGCCTCATCGGCACGCTCACCGGTGCCGACAGCATCCGCACCTTTTCAAGCCTCAGCCTTGTGGCGGCGCCGTTCTATTTCCTCTCGATCGCCGCCGTCATCGCCGATGTCGCGACGAGGCGCATCGCGTTGCCCAGGCCGCTTGACTATCTCACTTATCTGACGATGCCGTTCAAGCTGCTGGCGGGCCCGCTCGAGCAGCCGGGCTTGATCGCCCAGGTCAAGGCGTGGCAGCCGCGCCTGTCGTGGAGCCGGCTCGCCGTTGCCTGGCCGTGGGCGGCGCTCGGGCTCACGATGAAATTCGTCATCGGCAATAAGCTCACGCCGGCCGGCACGCTCGGCGCCACGGATCCGGTCGCCTCGATCCTGACGGCGGCCATCTTCGAGCTGCGCTTCTATTTCGATTTCGCGGGCTACAGCTTCTTGGGCTATGCGGGCGCGCTCGCCTTCGGTTTCAAGATCACCCAGAACTTCGCCCATCCGTTCTTCGCGCCGAACGTGGTCCTGTTCTGGCGCCGCTGGCACATGAGCCTCGGCCGGTTTCTGGCCCGCTATCTGCTGGAGCCGAACGTCGGCAAGATTCGCGGTCGCGGCGCCCGGATGCTGTTCACCAGCGCCATCTTCTTCGTGTCCGCCATGTGGCACGGCGGCACGATGAACTATGCGTTCTGGGGCCTGTTCCATGCGACCTGCTATTTCCTGTGGATCAGCCGATTGAAGCGCCGCTCGTGGCCGCGGGCCGTTGGCGTTCCGACGATGATTCTGTTCTTCATTGCCGGCCGGTACCTCGCGATCGAGGCCAGCCCGCACCGGCTCTTGGAGAAGCTCGGCAATCTCGTCAGCCCGGCGGCGTGGTCCGCGGATCTGGCGGCGCTCGGCACCCGGGTCCTGGACGTCATCGGCCCGCAAGGCCCGGCGCTCCTTTCGGCTTTGGCCTTCTTCGTCGTCGAATATCACTCGGTCAGGTACTACGGCCCGTCGCGGCCCTATCACAGCTTCCGCCGCCCGGTGGTCGCCATGCTGCTGCTGATCATCGCGCTGTTCTTCGGCTCTACGGGTGGGGGATTGCTCTATGCACGGCTCTAAGCGATGGACGCTGGCGGCCTTCGCCCTGTGGGGCTTCGGCATGCTGGTGGGCTCCGTGGCGCCGTGGGATGTTCTCGACGGCAGCCGTGCCTCGCTCGACGAAACGCGGCGGATTGCGGCGTCGATGGGTGGCGCTTCCGAGACGCCGCGCGTG
Encoded proteins:
- a CDS encoding MBOAT family O-acyltransferase → MVPLGFVTVVGLNVFGLIGTLTGADSIRTFSSLSLVAAPFYFLSIAAVIADVATRRIALPRPLDYLTYLTMPFKLLAGPLEQPGLIAQVKAWQPRLSWSRLAVAWPWAALGLTMKFVIGNKLTPAGTLGATDPVASILTAAIFELRFYFDFAGYSFLGYAGALAFGFKITQNFAHPFFAPNVVLFWRRWHMSLGRFLARYLLEPNVGKIRGRGARMLFTSAIFFVSAMWHGGTMNYAFWGLFHATCYFLWISRLKRRSWPRAVGVPTMILFFIAGRYLAIEASPHRLLEKLGNLVSPAAWSADLAALGTRVLDVIGPQGPALLSALAFFVVEYHSVRYYGPSRPYHSFRRPVVAMLLLIIALFFGSTGGGLLYARL